The Pseudomonas nunensis genome includes the window CGATTTTCACCCCGGCCAGTTGCGGGAACACTTCCAGCATCTTCGGCCGCATATACGCGGCGATGTCTTTCGGGTCCCGGCCTGAATAGTGGCAAGCGCCCCCGAACAGCAAGCGCCGATCCGCCGAGAGCCGGTAGTAATCCAGGGCCACGCGCTGGTCGCAGACCGCCATGTTCTGCGGCAACAGGGTGTGGGCCTGTTCTTCGCTCAACGGCTCGGTGGCGATGATGTAGCTGCCGGCGGGCAGCACTTTGCCGCTGAGTTCGGGATTGAGGTTATTGAGATAAGCGTTGCAACCCAGCACCAGGGTCTTGGCGCGGACCGTGCCCTGGGCGGTATGGACCTTCACTTCGGTACCGTAATCGATGCGGGTGACCGCCGACTGTTCGAACAGCTTCACACCCAGTTGCTGCGCGGCCGCCGCTTCACCCAGCGCCAGGTTCAGCGGATGCAAATGCCCGGAGCCCATGTCGATCAAGCCGCCGACGTAACGGTCGGAGCCGACCACCGAATGCATTTCGTTGGCTTGCAGCAGGCGGGTTTCGTAGCGATAACCGAGGCCGCGCAGTTCTTCGGCGTCTTCGGCGAAACCTTCGAGATCCCGAGGTTTGTTGGCGAGGTCGCAATAACCCCAGGTCAGGTCGCAGGCAATCTGAAAACGCTCAACTCGCTGTCGGACGATTTCCACCGCTTCCAGACCCATGAGTTTCATCTGATGCACGCCGTCGGCACCGATGACATTGGCGAACTGATCGAGGCCATGACCGACCCCGCGAATCAATTGCCCGCCATTGCGACCGCTGGCGCCCCAACCGATCTTGTGCGCTTCCAGCAGCACCACGCTGAGTCCGCGCTCAGCCAGTTCGAGCGCCGTGTTCAACCCGGAAAACCCGCCACCGACCACGCACACGTCCGCAATCAATTCGCCCCGGAGCACCGGGTGATCGGGCTGCGGCAAGCTGCTGGCGGCGTAGTAAGAGTCGGTGTGCCGGGCAGGGGCATTCATGCGTGAGTTCCT containing:
- a CDS encoding NAD(P)/FAD-dependent oxidoreductase, with the translated sequence MNAPARHTDSYYAASSLPQPDHPVLRGELIADVCVVGGGFSGLNTALELAERGLSVVLLEAHKIGWGASGRNGGQLIRGVGHGLDQFANVIGADGVHQMKLMGLEAVEIVRQRVERFQIACDLTWGYCDLANKPRDLEGFAEDAEELRGLGYRYETRLLQANEMHSVVGSDRYVGGLIDMGSGHLHPLNLALGEAAAAQQLGVKLFEQSAVTRIDYGTEVKVHTAQGTVRAKTLVLGCNAYLNNLNPELSGKVLPAGSYIIATEPLSEEQAHTLLPQNMAVCDQRVALDYYRLSADRRLLFGGACHYSGRDPKDIAAYMRPKMLEVFPQLAGVKIDYQWGGMIGIGANRLPQIGRLKDQPNVYYAQAYSGHGVNATHLAGKLLAEAISGQHSGGFDLFAQVPHITFPGGRHLRSPLLALGMLWHRLKELV